In the Motacilla alba alba isolate MOTALB_02 chromosome 6, Motacilla_alba_V1.0_pri, whole genome shotgun sequence genome, AAAGGGGCTCCAGGCCCCAAACCCGCGGCCTGGGGAGCCTCTGGGGCTCCCAGCTGCCGCTCCGTCTGCTCTTGGGAAGGTGGTGGGTCCTGGCGGGGTCCTTGCCCTCGGCCCCACGTTCCCTCTGGGACAGGCGGGACAACAGCTGCCACCTTCGGGTTCCCCTTCCGAGGGCAGAAGCGGCGGGGGAAGAGCTGCGGTGGCTGTGATTTACACCCAGCCCGAGGGAAAGAAGAGCCCCTGACTGCTGACAAAGTTTATTTGGAAATGCAGCGGCACgcaccctccctccctgctccccacggCTTCCAGGCCCGGGGACGGAAACGCGGGAGGAATTTCGTGGGACATTTGTCAccggctgcagcacagcagcgcAAATCCCGCATTCTGGAAGGTTTCCCAGTGCTGCCGAGCAGGCGACACGCACCGCGacaggttttttccctcttttaatGAGGAGCAGGGTAAAGATCCCCGGATATGCACAAGGTGTTCATCCCGACACCCCCGCCCCCGGCCGGCATGAGCCATTCAGCCCACGTCGCTGTCGCCCACTCGAGGcgcagggcaggagggatggcGGGCGGCCAGCAGCCCTCCTCCGGGGGCGCGGGGTCAGCGTAGCCCCCGGGGACGACGGCGAGGACCCGGCGGGGGTTCCCCCCTCCGGCTCCGGCGCAtcccccccgcgcccccccaTTCCCGGAGCCCGCGGGTTTCCAAACTTTCCGTGTCCGCCGCCGCCGTGATTGGCGCGGCGGAGGCCACCTCCATGCAAATGaagccccgccgcccgccgcccgcagATCAATAGGGACGCGGGGGAAGGAGCATGCATTCCGCCCGGCTCGGCGCGGGGAGAGCCGGCCGCCGCACGCCCCGAGCGCCCCCCGAAACACCCCCCACCGACGGCTCCCCGCAGGCTGCCGGGGCACCCCCCGCCCGCGCACGCCGAGCCCCTCTAAAGCGACAGcttccctcctctgctttcttATGAACCCAGGATGAGCAGCAAAGAAGAGCCGAGCAAGTGCTGTCCGGCGGCTGCTCCCATCTCCAGTTTCACCATCCAGTCCATCCtgggcagcggcagcgccgATCCCCCCCGGGAAGCCGCAGACAGGGCGCCCGCCTGGCCCGCCCGCGCCCGGACCCTCTCCCTGTCTTCGGAGGACGAGGAGCCGGAGGAGAGCTGGAAGCACCGCGGCTGCTTCTGCCCCGAGGCTCAGGGCCCCGCCGAGGCGTGCCACAAGCACCAGCCCCTCAGCTTCACCTGTCTCGGTGAGTACCGGAGGGACGGGACGGGGCGCACGGGCCCCGCCGGGAAGGGCCGCGGAGGGCTCGGCCCCGGTCCGGCCCCCGCCGGGAAGAGGGAGGCGGGGGCGCGTCGCACCTGCTCTGCTTTCGGGGCACAGAGTGTTTGCGCCGTCCGTGGGTGAAGCGGGGAGGAAGGAACTCCAGGAAAAAtggggtggcttttttttttaaaaaaaatcttttccatccCATCCGGCGTTCATTTCCCCGAGGGATGCGGTGCGATGGATAACGCTCGTTTTCCTAGATTCTGATTACAGCGCTCGGGCAGAGGGAAGAAcgatgtttatttatttttttaaagcattatttcTGAATAAACGGTCTGTGAAATGCGATGCTGTAAAGTAAAATTTGCTGGCTCGTGTCGGATAGGAAGCCTGGTACTCAGCTGCTTTCAGTGTGGCACGCACACCCACctgtccgtccatccatccatccatccatccatccatccatccatccatccatccatccatcaggGGCACAGGGATACCCAGGAGGGGATGTCTTCCCCCGGCGTCCGTTGCGTGTTCCCCCGGCAGCAGAGGCGGCGGGTGCCTGCCCGGGGTCTCGCCTCGGTGCTTTTTCCCTCCGGGCCGGGGGGCTCGGCCGTCGGGGGTCCCGGTGCCGGCCGCCGTGCGACCCCCGCGCTGTCGCTCTGTTGCAGGCAGCGCCAaggggagcggagcggcggcggcgggcagcgGGGAGCGGGGGCCTTTCCTCTCGCCCCCCCAGCAGGACTGTAAGGACGAGAAGGAGAAGCCGCTGGGACCCTCCTCGCCTTCCTGCGGGGAGCGGCAGCGCGACGGCGGGGACCGGCAGGCCGGCGCCGCCAAGAAGAAGACGCGCACGGTGTTCAGCCGCTCGCAGGTCTATCAGCTGGAGTCCACCTTCGACATGAAGCGCTACCTGAGCAGCTCGGAGCGGGCCTGCCTGgcctccagcctgcagctcacCGAGACCCAGGTGAAGACCTGGTTCCAGAACCGCAGGAACAAATGGAAACGGCAGCTCTCGGCCGAGCTGGAGGCGGCCAACATGGCCCACGCCTCGGCGCAGACTCTGGTGGGGATGCCGCTGGTGTTCAGAGACAATTCCCTCCTGCGAGTGCCGGTGCCCCGGTCCATCGCCTTCCCCGCCCCTCTCTACTACCCCGGCAGCAACCTCTCGGCCTTACCGCTCTACAACCTCTACAACAAGATCGACTACTgagccccgcgccccccgccccgtcGGGACCCgcagcgggagcggggccggggccgccgcggggGCTCCGTGCGGGCTCTCGGGCCGCCCCCATGGAGGGGACCCAGCACCGAGACTGATGGCAGGCACGGGCAAACGGAGAGCCCGGGGCGCCGGGGGCACCCCCGCTCTCCCCTCCTGCCGTCCCGtcacttgaaaagaaaaaaaaaaaattaattaaaaaagcGTTATTTCagatctgtaaatatttttaaagaaagtaagaaagaaaaaaaaaattaaagcgTTTTAAGCCTCGTTTGTAAATTTGCCACCTCGGTCGCGTGTCCCCACGCGAGGGGGACCCCGGCACCGGGGGTGCCCCGCAGCCGGGCCGGGAAGGGCCCAGGATCCGGGATCGATGCACGGCAGAGCCAAAACGACTCGTAACGCcgagggtttggttttttccgGAATTTTTGCTCCTTATCTCGTTTCCTGCCGGGAATCCCAGCCGAGCCCGACCgtgccggggccggcgggggctCGCTGCCCTTCTCTCGGCGGGAGATGAGGGGCATTTCCCGAAAAGTTTCGTTAAAcggggactttttttttttgtgtgtgtgtttttcgGAGTGTTTCAGTGGAAGCCGCGGTGATGGGCTCCATCCTGGACGGCTCCCCACGGGACACGGCCTCCGTGGGTCACTCCAAGCCGGGAAATCCCGGCAAGTGGCGATCGAACTGCGGCCACCGGCTCCGAGGTACGGCCCGTACCGAGCGCCGGGGCTGCAACAGCGACAGCAACGAGGACAGCGAAAAACAAACCCCcgaaaacagagaaattaaatatccGAAGGGATAAATAAGGCGTTTTTTCCTTGCGGGGAAGGAGAACGCGCTCCCCGCGCTCCACAGCCGGTGTTGGAGCCACAGCCCCGGGGGAGCGGCAGCCGGGGTGGGGAACGCAGCCCCGCTCCGTCGCTCCGCCTTTCGGACGCTATTTTTAGGGGTAATAACTCGTATTTCGGGTTTTATCCCTTAGCACCGCTGAGTCCCAGCAGCCGCCTCTCTTCCCGTGCGGTTGCCCAGGGGGAATCTCCCGGGCCTCTCCGTTATCAGCCGGGGTGGGACGGGGAGAAGGCGCCGATCCCCCTCACGCCGCCACTGCCCCGGGGAGCGGCGAACTACAGCTCCCGGCAggccccgcggcggcgggcTCGCGGCGCACGTCGGGCACGCAGCGCCACGCGCGTTCGAACCGGCCAATCGCGGGGGGAGGGCGGCAGTGCGCgcgcgcgggcggcggcggcggctgagGTGAggccgggagcgggagcggggaTCCAGGATTGGGATTGGAACCGGAACCGGGGATTCGGGGTTCGGGACTGGGGATCCGGGACCCCGGGCGCGGCCGAACCCTCCCGTCCCGGCCGCGCTTTCGTTCCCCGGTGCGGCGCCCTCCCTTGCCCGGTTCCCAGGCCCTTCCCTCACTCTCTTCCCTCCCCGCAGCGTTTGCCTCATCCCGGCGCTCCTCACAGGGACCGAGGCCTCGGGGCTGCCCTGACTCCGAAAACTTCTCCTTGGCGGCCCGTGGAGCAGCGGGAGGAGCTCGTTCAGCATGAAGACGGTACTTTGAGTTTCGTGTTTTGTGAATTAAAGCGCGGGAGGGGAGTCCCGAGGCTCTCACGGGAGCGTTCTGCTTTGTTCCAGCTCCTCTGTCCATCTGAGTGACACCTGTCTCAAGAGGAGCTGTAAAAGCTCAAGTTTCTTACTTGCTCACTAAAAATTCTatattttcccccatttctttTTGCCGAACTGAACCCCGTGGTTAAGTCAGAATCGCCATTTCAGCAGCATGTGCTTTCTctgtaatatttaaaatttttttttcctcgaCATTTTGCCAGAACTTTATTGTTTAAGTGGGCATAGCACTGTGGTTTGGAATCCCGATTGTGTTTTTGTGAAAGTGTGGAGCTCtgagtctgattttttttttttcatgtgtaaGAGGCAGGGTATACTTAAATTCTGATATTATGAACATTGTTGTggattaaaaatatctttgggACATCCTTCCAGGTTTCTTGTGTAAGCAGCTTTgcctcctggagctgcttttgggCTGGTTAATAATTTGTTCCAGGCCTCAATAATACAATAAGTTGTACCTCAAACCTCATGTTTTGTTTGAGTTTTCTGGCCTAAGTAGGCACAGCAATAAGCTTATCCAATTGAATTGTCTCAGTTGTTCTGAATTCCTTTAGGTTTTGTGTCTCTGGACCTGCATCTGCAACATCCTCAGCGGGTGCTGCTGAATTCCAAGGAACATTCCCATGGAAAGATGTGTGCCAAAACCTCAAGCCTCTCTTTTCCCAAAGCAGGGTTAAAAAGGGGCTCAGAAAGAAGCTTCTCTATTattaaaaggttttttcctccttcacttCATGCTTCAGTAGCAGAACTAGCACTTTCTATTGACACAgtgggtggttttttgtgttgtttgaaGGGTGTCTGAGCAAAGCTCCCACTCAGGAAATCCCTCCAGTGCAGGAATGTGTGTTCCTCACTTTATGACACAACCTGGTGATTGTTTAGCTGCTGACAAGCACTAAACTGGAACCACTGTGCCCTAAATTTGCACCTTGTCCCTGGTTCATCTGCTCCTCGTCTCCTGATTTATTCTCAGGGGTGTAATCTTACCTTTGCAGTTGTGCATGCAAATCCTGTGGCAGTGTCACAGAAAATCTGAGCTCATTCACTGCTCTGCCCCATCAGCAGAAGGTAAATGTGCTGAGAAGGCCTTGGGAAACCTTGGGAAGAGGCTGTGGTTGCTTTGTGGATGTGTAACCAGCAGTTTCTTCTTTCAGGGTGTTTGTAAGGTCTGAgctcttttcctgctgaaatttGCAGTTCATAACTTCTGCTGTCCTTGGAATTTTCCAACAAACTGGTCCTGGATTGggagtgctgcagtgctgcatttgCCTTTGGAGTCACTGCTCTTTGAAGTGTTGATGTTTTTTCCTGGTCACATCCCAGTTCCGTGGTCACTTCCACATTTCAGCACTTCAGAAAACATAACGTTCCTTTCTTTACCTGCTCTTTGTTTTTGCCCCTCTCTTAGAATCCAATCTTAAAGCTTTTTGTTGCACATATTTCACAGCACTTGTGGAAGCCTAAAGGTCTGAAAGTTGCACAGTGCCCAAAGCTATATGAAAGATGATCCATTTGCAATTCTTGGAAGTGTGTGACAGTCATACCAATGCAGGAGCAAATCAACACTTTTTGGAGTTTTCAAATCCAATTCCTTTCTCCTAAtacatgttttttaaagcaacttCTTGATGTTGACAATAACTTATAAATATGTGCTTCAAAAATCACAGCCACACACTCAGCAGAGTGAGGGAAGTACTTTTGTAAGTAACAATATCTCAGCCTATAGATTATAATAATGATCATAATATTTTTGTCGTGTTTATTCATGTTGCATTTgatatttaaaagagaaaggtgTTTATTTATTGAGGTTTTGGACATCTTGAATTTCAGAGTTTGGAGAAGTGTGGGTGTTCTGAACCTGTTCTGTGTAAAACCCAGTGAAGTTTTCAGGTCTGCTTTGGGCTGCCTTCAGAGGGCTCAGTCGTGTTCCCTTGCTAGGCCTGTGTTCTTGTAGTCATTCAAGTTGCATCTCTGCCTTATTGTCTGCAGATGACGGGATCAAACGAGTTCAAGCTCAACCAAACTCCAGATGATGGGATTTCATCAGTGAAGTTTAGTCCAAACACATCTCAGTTTCTGCTCGTTTCATCCTGGGACACAACTGTGCGGCTCTATGATGTTCCTGCCAACACCATGAGACTCAAATATCAGCATTCAGGAGCTGTCCTGGACTGTGCTTTTTATGTAAGTGTGGGAGggcttttttaattattattttacagcTCTAGAATGCCCAAAGTATGAGAAATTGTCAGTGCTTGAAATTAAAGAGGGGACCTACCTGTGCTTTTTTTCGCTGAATGTTTTGTCATGTGGCTGATGCTGTACTGTGGATCAACACTCAGGTTCTCAAATAGTATCTCCCTTCTAAATCAGTTTTAGGATTAGCCTGCACCTAGGTGGGACTTAGGTTGTCAgtcatttaaaatgtgaagaaatggaaattatttggtCTAGCCTCtatctgccttttaaaaatttatttttgttttacttctaaACTACAGAAATTTTTATCACTCAAAGCACTTCAACATTTTGTAAAGCTTCAGTCTGTTTAAATCTGGGTCAGACCTCAACATTTGTGTCTTAATTCCTGTCTTCCCAAAACTCCTGAAAGCAAGTCCTGTGTTACGAGTTTAGGGTGCTGAATGCAGAGCAGCCACGGAaacttaataaataaattttattgctCTATAGGATCCTACCCATGCCTGGAGTGGGGGGCTGGATCAGCAGCTGAAAATGCACGACTTAAACACGGACCAAGGTGAGCACATTGACTTCTAAATGCTGTCAGCAACTGGCCTGAGCTTCAGATTTATGTACAAACATGCACAGAGTATTCTTCAGGTTCTTTAGGTGGGGGATATTGAAGTCTCTGACAGAATAACCAGTGACCCTAATAAGGACCACCTAAAAACCTGGAAGAATTTGGCATTGCCGGAAGGTTTGGGGGCTGCTTGCAGGATGCCTTGGATTGGTTTTTTGATGGTAATCCTGCCCCTGCCATAGACTTCAGTGGCTCAGTTAGGGGGAAGTAGCCAAGCTGAGCTAAAGCTGAGCATGTTGTTTCTCAGAGGTTTGTGGTTTGGATGTGTTTAGAATGATCTTTCATGGCAGAGCTTTTGCTTTTGTCAAGCATGGCCTTGTACTACagttttttcctaagaaaacaTTGCTTGAAAGTAGCAGCTCCAGTGCCTTGTTGGAACATGGAACTGGTTTGTGTcacttttttgtgtgtttttagaGTGTtcaagagaaaagcaaatttcagcCAGTCACCAGCACCTGCCAATAGCCAGGGCTTGACAAATCAGTGTGTGCAGTAATGGTACCAAAAAGCTCAAATAATTCTGCCATACCTGACTTCCTACAagtgttttaatgtttttattaagGTGTAATACTCATTGCTTTCTCTTGTCATTGATGTACACAGGCTTAAGTTGCTTTCTGTGTTAGTGTGTTTGTCAGTGTGCTATCAATTGATGCTTTATACCTGTAAAGATCTCTCAGTGACTGCCTAAAATTCTTTAATCCTAAGCTCAAGAGACATAAATTTAAATGTAACAATCTTGATCTTTGCAAAAGTTATGCTTCTGAAGGCTGAACTATCCTTACAGGGACTTCGGGCATAGAAACGCACCTGTAGAATGTCAGAAAATGCTgttgtgttctttttttattctttatttcacaCATTCTCTTTGTAGGGCCAgtaaaattgcaaaatattgtgttttcttacagaaaaccTTGTTGGTGCCCACGATGCTCCCATCAGGTGTGTGGAGTATTGCCCAGAAGTGAATGTCATGGTGACTGGCAGCTGGGATCAAACTGTCAAACTCTGGGATCCCAGAACTCCCTGTAATGCAGGAACCTTCTCCCAGCCTGAAAAGGTAAGTGCAGCATTCCAGGTGTTCAGTAATGCACCCTGGGACTGAAACACCACCAGGACACTGCCTTGGGCTCAGTCTGTGATGTtgtatttcatgtttttttaaactggCTGGAAGTGTAGCATTTTAAACTATTGGTATTCAGAATGTGTTGTTATTTTTGGTGAGGTCTTTGAGCTTTCCTCAATGTTCCTTAATTCTTGGTGCTTGTGCTGGACCactttcttaaaatttaaaataaatttgaaggAAAACCAAGCATCTTGGATTCATTGTAAAATGCAAAGTTGATTTCCTTAAATGTTAAGATTTTAGGTATATCCAACCCTGGCAGTGCTAAGGTCTGATTGTTTGGGAATGTgcacagaaaaaatatctctACAGGAGACCATTTATGTTgcctgaaataatatttttgttttttacttgttttcaaGAAATTGAAGAGAATTGCTTGTATTGTGATTTGCCTGTTTTGTATTAATGCCTAGTAAATTTGGATATTTTCCTAAAGCTGAAATCCTCTGAGATCATGGGAGATTCAGAAAGAAGATTAAATGGGATgatgttttcagctttttctaaTGGCCATATGATGTGTTAGCTTCTCATGCTGCTTACAGCAGTGTCATTGAAAGAATTAACAGaaattcctgggtttttttccagagacTCCAAAACTCAGGCTGGCTTGCTGGATAAttttacatttgattttttttttgcctgtaccttttaaaaatttcatttagcACTTTGACACCCTATTGTCAAGTCCTAATTATGAGCCATCATTACCTTCCCTTTGCCCCTAAATAGCTCTCACTTTtgttccagcagagctggatctACTTCTGGCCAGACCTTTGTGCAGAATAAAGTAATTGCATTATTTCTAGTTTTGATTTATAGATGTATGTAGCATGTAAAGAACGGTGATAAATTGCTGACAGAATATCATATAATGGACAGCCACAGTGAATCAAGCTGCTTATTGGTTCAGCAAGGTTCATTatgtcatttttttaatgctgcctTTGATGAATGTGTACACCTACTCCACTGCATGACAACGGTTTCATTTGATTTATGGCTGTGTGGTGGAGAAAGAACACTCACTGTACAGGTGTGACATCAGTTTGTGAAGAGGATTTAAGATATTTAATGTTCTTTATGCCTTTGTTTCCCTATAtgtacacaaacacattttatatAGTGTTTATGAATATTTCTGGACTGATTTTTACATCAATAACAAAAAGCTGTCTTGTTAAAATATGTAACTACTATTGGCTCAAAGTTTTCTTACCCTTTTTAGGAGTAATTGGGATCATCAGAAATTTTGGGCAACACTCTGTGTGAATATTTAAGACTTTTCCCATCTTAAAATCTCAGTCTTAAGAGTTCTATAATCACATTTTAGAGAAGAAGGCATGCTGAGTGGATGAGGGTTGGttaaagaaagcttttttatctgtatgtatacatacacaCCTGTCTGCTTAGctttttattagaaattaaCTTTTTGGAAACATATTTGTAGCAAATGAAGAGAAAACTTGCGTGTGATGTTTCAGTGCAGTCTTACCAGAACCAAGCAGCTTTGTTGGGCTTCATCAGAGAACCACAAAGTGAAACCAAATGAAATCATCCAAGCATGTGCCAAAAGCAAACTGATTCCCTCTGGCAGGATACCAGATCTCTTACACTTTTAATTCCTGATCTGAGGAGTTCCCAGGATCTGTTTCCTGTGTGTTTGGCTGCATTtgagcactggaaaaggctcaTTCCCATCGTTTGCTCTTGTTAGCAGCTCAGTGGCTGCTGTAGGTAGCTGGATTCCATCTGCTGATGTACCAGCAACTTGGAGTTCATTCCATAGCACAGGCTTTTTTTGACTGaacctctttccttttccttgtatttttgttttgtttcgttTTTTAACACACTACCAGATGAACTGCATCCCAAGCAATAGCTAGAAACGACAATTCATGCTCTGAATATTTTCATATGAAATTTGATAAGCCAAAATTTCCCACTGAGCCAGGTTTTGGGGGAGAATTAAAATTCCAAGCcattatcttattttttttatatgtcAAGCATATTGCTTTCTTCAAATTCGCTTAGTTTTATTCAAGTACACCAGGTaatgggttgtttttttaatgatctcttggcaatttattttattaccaTGAAGCTCAACTCAAAATACTcagtttataaagaaaaatacttggTTACCAGGtggaggaaaacagagaagagaaTGTGTGATGTGGTTTTGTAGCACTAAACTGCAGGATCATGGACTGACAGTGGGAATGCAAAACCAAGTCAAGATTAATTCCAATATCCAGCACTTCCCTTCCTGTTCCtttgtgtgggtttttcttttgccattaaTTTTGGTAAATGTAATGCTTGGAATAGTTTTTGAGCTTTCGAATGCTACATCAGGGTGTTCTCCCTGACCAGCtgcacattcctgctgcttGTCCCAAATTTGGGTTCTAAATGAAAGCTGAAGGGAATTCTGTTGCTGAGCATTCCATGGGAGATGTCACCACTTGTGTTAGTGCTCATTGCTGACAGCTTATTGTGTACAAAGAGCAGGGGGGTTTCCAGGCTAATATCAGTGTTAAATACTGTAAATATTCTTTTGGAAGGTCTACACCCTCTCTGTGTCTGGGGACAGGCTGATTGTGGGGACAGCAGGTCGGAGGGTGCTGGTGTGGGATTTGAGGAACATGGGATACGTTCAGCAGCGAAGGGAATCGAGCCTGAAATACCAGACCCGCTGCATCAGAGCATTCCCCAACAAACAGGTATGGCAGCAATGGCAGCAGTCACATTTCTGCTGAATATTCTTCAGGGAAATGGGGCTTTATTTCCAAGTTCATTTTTCAGCGTGGGTGTGTTTTGTGATCAAACTTTGGGAAGGGGGAGGCTTCTGGGGTACATTAATTCTTTTTAGTGCAGCTTAGCAATGTTTGCCACTGACTTACCAGTATATTATGTTGTTGTGTTGTTCCTCAAGATTTGTCTCCTTTTTAGAAATAACCTGTTTAATGAATCACAATGCTgacatgtaattaaaaaaaaccatccttcccctccccagctgcagtaGAAGAGAGAAAGCCAGATTTGGTGGTTCCTAAGCAGCTTTTATGCATTGTAACCCGGGGTTCTTGAACAGTCTGTGAACAGGGGCAGGATTAAAACTGCATGAATgtcatttatatatttttctttttttttctctctgagtcTGTGGCATGCACTGCAGAACCCTGGATCCATTATCCAGGGGGAATTGTACAATTCAGGTGCTCTTGCAGCTGTTCTGTGCAAGTTAACGTGGTGTGTCTgtggtatttcttttttcaaggaAAGCAAGAAGATTGGCTTTCTCTGCCAAACTAATTTGTAAGGGAATTTTCCCCTGTACAGAGTGATAGTACAGGAATTGCAAGACCTAGTTACTTGTTCTTGAACTGGCATGAATGCTTTGTCCGTTTTCAGTTCTAGTTATAGTAAAACAAGCTGATCTTCCAGATTGTATTGTATGATGGATTTTAAAGAGCCTTGTTATAGCTAGATATCATTGCAATCCTATTTCTGAAAAGATCTATTATGGACTTAACTCAAAAGTGATAATAAAAGcatctcaggttgctccaagtcaGGACTGTAATTAACTGGATAAGTGAACACAACTTGTAATCAAGTTTCACTGAAAATACTATTTCAGTTTGAGTGTTTAGTTGTTATTATAAAGCTCTGAACTAATTTTAATGTAATGTAATTCTGAAACTAAATAGTCCTGTTAGTATCTCTCATATTTCAGATATTTAGGCCTTGGGGGATAGGTGAGCGAATGCAAGGTGTTCTTAtctcttgaaatttttttccccaaagacaAGCTTGTTTTTTGACCTGCAGAAGTAATTACAAGTCTCATTGTCAGCTTAAAACTATGATGCAATGAGAATCTCTCTTAGAAAGCTTTTTTCTAAGCCTTACCACTTTCCTAGAACTTAGAAGgctatgaaataaaattctattGCAGTCTTTTCTCCAGTTGTAAACTTCTAAAACATGTagctccaattttttttttttcttgttaggGTTATGTTTTAAGCTCTATTGAAGGTCGTGTAGCTGTGGAATATTTGGACCCAAGCCCAGAAATCCAGAAGAAGAAATATGCATTCAAATGTCACCGTTTGAAGGAGAATAACATCGAGCAGATTTATCCAGTTAATGCCATTTCTTTCCATAACGTCCACAACACGTTTGCTACAGGTAAATACTCAATTCTTTGTAACATTTGCCTCAGTTCCTTCAGCTTTGATGTAAACAGATCAGCCTTTACTTCATATGCTCTGACTTTTTAAGCTTTAAATTGTATTCATGCCATAAGCagagtttttaaattatttgatgtAGTGAGAGTTCTTAACTCttactattttttcccccaaacacAAGCTTGTGTTTGGAACTGCAGATGTAATCACAAGTCTCACTGTCAGCTTCAGATGTAATCACAAGTCTCACTGTCAGCTTAAAACTGTGATGCAGTGAGAATCTCTCTCAGggaattttttcctgccttACCACTTTCTTAGAATTTAGAGTGCAGTGAGATAAAATTGTATTGCAGTCTTTCCTGCAGTTAACTGCTTTAACAGGGAGTTTGGGAAATGCTCTTTACCAAATGGATCAACCCTCTGTTTTTCCTGACAAAGTAATTATGagtagttttcctttttttttcctgtgctg is a window encoding:
- the HMX2 gene encoding homeobox protein HMX2 produces the protein MSSKEEPSKCCPAAAPISSFTIQSILGSGSADPPREAADRAPAWPARARTLSLSSEDEEPEESWKHRGCFCPEAQGPAEACHKHQPLSFTCLGSAKGSGAAAAGSGERGPFLSPPQQDCKDEKEKPLGPSSPSCGERQRDGGDRQAGAAKKKTRTVFSRSQVYQLESTFDMKRYLSSSERACLASSLQLTETQVKTWFQNRRNKWKRQLSAELEAANMAHASAQTLVGMPLVFRDNSLLRVPVPRSIAFPAPLYYPGSNLSALPLYNLYNKIDY
- the BUB3 gene encoding mitotic checkpoint protein BUB3 isoform X1, with the protein product MKTMTGSNEFKLNQTPDDGISSVKFSPNTSQFLLVSSWDTTVRLYDVPANTMRLKYQHSGAVLDCAFYDPTHAWSGGLDQQLKMHDLNTDQENLVGAHDAPIRCVEYCPEVNVMVTGSWDQTVKLWDPRTPCNAGTFSQPEKVYTLSVSGDRLIVGTAGRRVLVWDLRNMGYVQQRRESSLKYQTRCIRAFPNKQGYVLSSIEGRVAVEYLDPSPEIQKKKYAFKCHRLKENNIEQIYPVNAISFHNVHNTFATGGSDGFVNIWDPFNKKRLCQFHRYPTSIASLAFSNDGTTLAIASSYMYEMDDIEHPEDGIYIRQVTDAETKPKST
- the BUB3 gene encoding mitotic checkpoint protein BUB3 isoform X2; amino-acid sequence: MKTMTGSNEFKLNQTPDDGISSVKFSPNTSQFLLVSSWDTTVRLYDVPANTMRLKYQHSGAVLDCAFYDPTHAWSGGLDQQLKMHDLNTDQENLVGAHDAPIRCVEYCPEVNVMVTGSWDQTVKLWDPRTPCNAGTFSQPEKVYTLSVSGDRLIVGTAGRRVLVWDLRNMGYVQQRRESSLKYQTRCIRAFPNKQGYVLSSIEGRVAVEYLDPSPEIQKKKYAFKCHRLKENNIEQIYPVNAISFHNVHNTFATGGSDGFVNIWDPFNKKRLCQFHRYPTSIASLAFSNDGTTLAIASSYMYEMDDIEHPEDGIYIRQVTDAETKPK